A single window of Anopheles moucheti chromosome 2, idAnoMoucSN_F20_07, whole genome shotgun sequence DNA harbors:
- the LOC128298754 gene encoding uncharacterized protein LOC128298754: protein MGCGPSNAAVPVAGEGISTISKLVYPRPEAFEIPLGDTENPESLIKKHPPRRLKRLEEQSGSTPSIEDLEEKLATAESRRQQFLANRSQKTTFDKTSLDATENDASTIPEEGEDDRSADGTRTTEHDGDDSGVERSAPPGGNGRRSASETDDEDLERQEQHDRRRRGSDLSIGHLTNMRMKMNQYRKKSHH, encoded by the exons ATGGGATGTGGACCATCGAATGCAGCTGTACCGGTAGCCGGTGAAGGTATCTCAACCATCTCCAAACTTGTCTACC CTCGCCCAGAAGCATTTGAAATTCCTCTCGGTGACACAGAAAACCCGGAAagcttaataaaaaaacatccaccgCGTCGGTTAAAGCGTCTCGAGGAACAATCCGGTTCCACGCCGAGCATAGAAGATTTAGAGGAAAAACTGGCCACAGCCGAATCTCGTAGACAACAG TTTCTAGCAAATCGCTCTCAGAAAACCACCTTCGACAAGACTAGCTTAGATGCGACAGAAAACGATGCCAGTACGATCCCGGAAGAAGGCGAAGATGACCGTTCAGCGGACGGAACACGTACGACAGAACACGATGGAGACGATTCGGGTGTGGAACGATCCGCTCCCCCGGGTGGAAATGgcagaagatcggcgtcggaaACGGATGACGAGGATCTTGAACGGCAGGAGCAGCATGATCGGCGAAGGCGCGGATCGGATCTTAGCATCGGGCATCTGACAAACATGCGGATGAAGATGAATCAGTATAGGAAAAAGTCTCACCACTAG